The genomic window AAGAACTTTACTAAGAATACTATTAAACAGAAGTATTTTTTACTGGTGGGGCTAAGACAACCTATCAAGTAACTATTAAAATTTAAAAGTAAGTAAACATAGTTCTACTTTAATAAATCCGTTTGTAAGTCCGGTTGAATGCGTTTCAAAAATAAACTGTTCTCAAGAATAATAAGTGTTAAAATTAACAGGTTATAACTTTTTACAAATATAAAATTTTGATAATGAAGTGGTTTAAACTTTTCTGATTGAAGCGAAAAATAGGTATTTTTTGCTTAATTGAAATCATTTTTCAGTTGCATAGCCGTAGCTACGGAACTTAAAAATGATAAAAAGTAAGTGAAAAAGAACATTTTGCAGCCAATTAAGGAAAGTTTAAACAACTTCAATATGTATAAATCATACATAATATGTAAAATGAATATATTTGTGCATTTGTAACAAGCTTTATTAGTATTACAACTAAAAAGGTTACTAAGACCTCAGAATTCTATGAATTATATTTATGACAAATAAAATTATTCGAGTAACTACAGTACCTGGTTCACTTAATAAACTTTTAAAAGGACAGCTAAGGTTTATGAGTAAACATTTTGAAGTTATAGCTATATCTAGCAGAAAAGATTCAGTTACATCAACCTCTGGTATTAGTAATGTAGCTATCAATGAAGATGTGGAGGTTTATTCAGTAGAAATGACTAGAAAGATCACTCCGATTCAGGATTTAAAAGCAGTTTATCAACTTTATAGAATTTTTAGAAAAGAGAAACCAGATATAGTACATAGTCACACGCCTAAAGCTGGTACTGTTGCTATGATAGCAGCAAAACTTGCAGGAGTCCCGCAAAGGCTTCATACCATAGCCGGCTTACCTTTGTTAGTTACAACAGGATTTAAACGCACTCTATTGGATACGGTAGAAAAAGTTACTTATGGTTGTGCGACAAAAATATATCCGAATTCCTTTGGACTGAAAGATATTATAATAGCAGCGCAATTTACTAAACCTAGTAAATTAAAAGTTATTGGAAGGGGAAGTTCTAATGGTATTGATACCACTTATTTTTCACCTAATTCTATTTCTAATGATGATAGAAAGAGTCTTAAAAAGCAACTTGATATTTCAGAAGACGATTTTGTTTTTATCTATTTAGGAAGGATTACTGGAGATAAAGGAATTAAGGAATTGGTAGAAGCATTCAAAAATATAAAACAAAATCAACCTTCAAAATTACTTATTGTAGGTACTTTCGAACCGGATTTGGATCCAATACCCTCCTCTACTCAAAAAGAAATCGAATTAAATTCTAACATCCTTCTAGTTGGTTGGCAGAAAGACGTTCGTCCATACCTGTCTATTGCCCATGTGTTAACTTTTCCCAGTTACCGTGAAGGATTTCCAAATGTAGTAATGCAAGCCGGAGCTATGGGTATTTTTAGTATTGTAAGTAATATTAATGGATGTAATGAAATTATTAAAGAAAGCAAAAATGGATATATTATTCCCGTAAAAGACAGTCATTCATTACAAAATGCGATGGAAAAAGTTTTAGATAACAAATTAGAAATTATAAATAACACTGATATTTATAGAAAAATTATAGTTGATTCTTATGAACAACAATTTATCTGGGAAGAACTTTTAAATGAATATCATTTACTATTAAGAACAATATAAAGTGAAGCCGTCTCATAACTCAATGAAACGGCTTTTTTTGTTGTTTTTTCTCGGACTCCTATCCGTGAATGGTTATCAAATACTCAATTCTTAGAAAGGTCGATTAGGTATTGAGACACTTTCACTTCAATGGTGTAACCAATAGAAAACTAATTTTTGATAAAAGTTTGTACTTCACTATTAAATTTAATAAAGTAGGTTCCTGTAGGTAACTTAGAAATATCAACAGAAGTTTTATTATTTGTTATACTGATGTTCTTTTTATCTTCTAAAACCCTACCTTGTAGATCAAAAATTTGTAAATGATATATATCACGATTATTTGTTGGAAAAGTATATAATTGAATATTGAGTTTATTTTCTGAAGGATTAGGATAAATCTTGAAGTGTTTTATAGAGTTAAGTTTATTTCCGGCAGTAGTATTTGATTTATCTGAAAGTGGAAAATTACAAGACTTAACAATACGAATATTATCAATAAATAATTTTTCTCCAGCTGCTACTTCCAGTGTTGGATAAAATCGTATCTCTTTTGACGTAGCATTAATGTCAGTAGTAAAGTCAAAATTGAAATTTTGATAGTTCATACTATTAACACCTTTCCCTCTTATATCTATACTTTCAGCTACGTATCCGCTACCAGGTCCGGCACCTTCTGCATTCAAACTTTTACCATCAAAAAACAAAGTATATTTAGTATTAGGAAGTAAATTTTTAAAATTTAACATGTAGTATCCATGAGCCTTTCTTATAGCCTCTAATCTAACCGCATAATTACCAACGGTACTTTCTGTAGTTATAGAAATATGAGTAGCATTATCTCTAGTATACCAATTCGATAAATTATTAGATTCATTTTCTTGTAAAGAACTTGTTGGATCCACAGTATTATAATAATTAGTAATAGCTTGTATCTTTAAATTATCAATCCAAATTATCTCATTAGCCATTTTATTTAAAGTTGGATAAAATAAAATGGTATCATTTACTAAATTTTTTCCGGTTTCTGCATTATTAGTTCTGAATCGTAATCGATACTCCTTATAATCTGCACTTGTTATTGAAACTCCGGTATTATTTATATGATTAGTAACATAACCGGATCCATGAAATACTCCTGAGCTATCCGAACTTTTACCATCAAAGAATAATAAATACTCAGTATCTGGTTTTAAGTTTTTAAATATATACTTAGCATAAGCATATCCTTTTTTATTAGATTTTAATTTCATCACATAATTGCTTTTAAAACCATCTCGCTCTATAGTATAAGTAATACTATTATGAATTTTCCAATTTGTACTTTTACTTGAATTCTCACTAACCATACTAGTAGCATCTTGTTCTGAATACAAGTATTCCTCACAGCCTAAATCGCATGGCAATGAATGCCTACCATAATCTACCTGATTATAGAATTCTTCAATATTTGTATAACCGTCTCCATCACAATCTCCATTATAACTTTCTGCTAAACTATTAAATACCCTTAATTCCCAAGCATCAGCCATCCCATCTTTATCAGAGTCGTAATATGAAGGTCTTTTATATGGTTCCCCGTTTCTAAGAGGTAGTTTAGGCATTACCCAATTAATTGGTTTTAACGGTGTATAATTGGGATCATCGTTAGCAATATAAGTTAATTGCGAAGAATCATAAGAATCCAGGTAAAAACGAACATAGCCTCTATCATCGATATATCTTGAGGCACCAACATTTTTAGAAATAATCACATTTCTAAAAGCTTGAAAAGCATCAACCTGATTATAAGGGTTTGAAAAATCGTGGTTATGCGCAGAATTTACAAAATAAGAATTATCAGCTGGTGGAGATTTTGGTCCTAAATTTTCTTTCCAAATTTTTCTATTATCTTCGTTTTCTAATCCGTTAAGAATAACATGGTAATAATTTAAATTAGAATATATAGATGGGTTTCCTGGTGAACTATCCAAATCAACTTGAATAACGTTAAACCCTTCATTCATAACACCTTCTCTTATAGGCCTTTGCTGACTATAATAATTTCCAATATGATTTAGTTTTAATTTATGAAAGGTTACTGAATTTTTATTAGGCGTATCATTTGCTATGTTATTAATTATTTCTCCATTACCAGAAAATGCCATATTAGGTGTTCGATTAACAGCATTAGATGCGTTGTTAAAAACAGAAACGTTACCAAAGAACTTCTCAGGATCCCCTTTTTGATTAGGATAAACAGAAAAATAATAACCTGTATCTGAATCAGCAACAAGATTATTAGAAAATGTAAAATTTTCACTACGTCCATGACCTCCTTTGATATGCTCTTCACCTATAGTTGCCCCCATAGCTTTATCAAACGCAAAAGAAAATGAACAATGATCTACGATACAATTATTTCCACCACGCAAGTTTAGTGCCCACGTCCATTCATCGTCAATAATATTCTTAGTTTTTTCATCGACAGGCTGTAAACTATCTTTATTTACAATAGGTCTACTTTTCAAATATCTGAAAACTAAATTATTATTTGCTCCGAAGCGTCCATCAAA from Aquimarina sp. ERC-38 includes these protein-coding regions:
- a CDS encoding glycosyltransferase family 4 protein, producing the protein MTNKIIRVTTVPGSLNKLLKGQLRFMSKHFEVIAISSRKDSVTSTSGISNVAINEDVEVYSVEMTRKITPIQDLKAVYQLYRIFRKEKPDIVHSHTPKAGTVAMIAAKLAGVPQRLHTIAGLPLLVTTGFKRTLLDTVEKVTYGCATKIYPNSFGLKDIIIAAQFTKPSKLKVIGRGSSNGIDTTYFSPNSISNDDRKSLKKQLDISEDDFVFIYLGRITGDKGIKELVEAFKNIKQNQPSKLLIVGTFEPDLDPIPSSTQKEIELNSNILLVGWQKDVRPYLSIAHVLTFPSYREGFPNVVMQAGAMGIFSIVSNINGCNEIIKESKNGYIIPVKDSHSLQNAMEKVLDNKLEIINNTDIYRKIIVDSYEQQFIWEELLNEYHLLLRTI
- a CDS encoding T9SS type A sorting domain-containing protein, encoding MKNYYLIVLIALYVIQVHTQNGYDPVLKAFPSAYGAGSNASGGRGGNLIIVNTNNPHVPLTLHEATATTDKHYTGGLYAALQYPNKAYIIFDRALVIKLGKGGTSGDFKFEGIPDVRNKTIFGQSAPKGGVNITGGTFRFDGRFGANNNLVFRYLKSRPIVNKDSLQPVDEKTKNIIDDEWTWALNLRGGNNCIVDHCSFSFAFDKAMGATIGEEHIKGGHGRSENFTFSNNLVADSDTGYYFSVYPNQKGDPEKFFGNVSVFNNASNAVNRTPNMAFSGNGEIINNIANDTPNKNSVTFHKLKLNHIGNYYSQQRPIREGVMNEGFNVIQVDLDSSPGNPSIYSNLNYYHVILNGLENEDNRKIWKENLGPKSPPADNSYFVNSAHNHDFSNPYNQVDAFQAFRNVIISKNVGASRYIDDRGYVRFYLDSYDSSQLTYIANDDPNYTPLKPINWVMPKLPLRNGEPYKRPSYYDSDKDGMADAWELRVFNSLAESYNGDCDGDGYTNIEEFYNQVDYGRHSLPCDLGCEEYLYSEQDATSMVSENSSKSTNWKIHNSITYTIERDGFKSNYVMKLKSNKKGYAYAKYIFKNLKPDTEYLLFFDGKSSDSSGVFHGSGYVTNHINNTGVSITSADYKEYRLRFRTNNAETGKNLVNDTILFYPTLNKMANEIIWIDNLKIQAITNYYNTVDPTSSLQENESNNLSNWYTRDNATHISITTESTVGNYAVRLEAIRKAHGYYMLNFKNLLPNTKYTLFFDGKSLNAEGAGPGSGYVAESIDIRGKGVNSMNYQNFNFDFTTDINATSKEIRFYPTLEVAAGEKLFIDNIRIVKSCNFPLSDKSNTTAGNKLNSIKHFKIYPNPSENKLNIQLYTFPTNNRDIYHLQIFDLQGRVLEDKKNISITNNKTSVDISKLPTGTYFIKFNSEVQTFIKN